From the genome of Corallococcus macrosporus DSM 14697:
GGGGGCGTTCAGCATCGCCAGGACGACGGCGCGCCCTTCGGCCAGGCCCGCCTCGGCGGCGAAGAGGGCCTCGCGCGAGCGGCGCTCATGGGCCTGGAGCGTGCTCTCCGCGTTCACCGCGCGCAAGGACACCAGGACGCCGGCCGTGACGAGCGCGATGAGGCCCAGGGCCAGCAGCAGCGTGAAGCCTCGCGGCGCGCGGAGCGCGGATGCGGGCTTGCGGGTCGGATGACAGCGCACCGGGGACTCCTTGCCCTGGAGGGCGGCAGGGAAGCGCGGGTGTCTGTCTCAGCAATCCCCAGGCCCGGTGTCGCGCCGCGTCCGTGTCAGTCCATCCGGCCGTTTGGCCAGGCCCCCGGGTGACGCCTGACACGCATTGCGACGACACGGCTTGCGTACCTCGCAAAAATTGCGAGTCAGCGACAAAGTGGGACTGTCTGTGTGGGTCGTCCCAGGGGGCTGGGTCGCTGGTGGCTCCGTGACATCCGCACGGAGCGTCCTGCTCAGCCGCGGCCGCGCGGCCAGAACGTCACCGCGCGCTCCGGGGCGTTCAACCAGACGGACTGGAGGAAGCGCACGGCGTTGCGGTCCGCGGTGTCATGCCGCGTGGTGAAGACATGGGACGCGCCGATGAGCAGCAGCAGCGCCAGGGCGGCGCCCAGCGCGGGCGGTGCGGGCCACTGCTGGCCGGGGGCTCGTGACAGGCTGACGTAGACCCAGCCGGCGGTGCCCAGCAGCAGGGCCACCAGCACCGTGCCCGTCAGCGCGGGCGGCAGCCCCACGAAGGTCAGCACGCCGGGCGGGAAGTAGCCGGCGCGCAGGAGCGGCAGCGCCAGCGCGCCCACGGCATTGGAGACGTCGTCGGGGATGTAATTGATGAAGGTGGCCGCGCCCGTGACGGTGATGGACACCGCGCACAGCAGCGCGGCCGCGCCCAGGGCCCAGGTGCTCCGGCCCGCCGCGCGCAGCCGCTCCAGGAGGAGCCCGGCGGGGAGCAGCAGGAAGGGCACCAGGCCGGTGAGGTGGCGCGGCCCCGTCGTCCAGCCCCACGAGTCGTAGGAGAACGACGAGGTGAAGTACGTGTAGCCCGCCAGCAGGGCCAGGCCCAGCCACGCCAGCGCGCGGGCCTCGGGCGACTGGCTCCGGCGGCGCCACACGAGCACCAGCCCCGGCAGCGCCAGGAGGAGGAAGGGCGCCAGGGTGAACAGGCCGCGCAGGGGGGAGAAGAAGGACAGCGTGAAGGCGCGCGGGTCCGGCGTGCGGATGCCGAGGAAGCCGCCCAGGTGCCAGGGCTGGTAGCCCGCGTCGTTGAGGTACTTGTAGCCGCTGGTCAGCGGGTGGCCGAACGTCACCTGGTGGTACGCCATCAGCGCCAGCAGGAAGGGCAGGGCGCCCAGCGTGGCCAGCCCCGCGGCCCGGCCCAGGCGGACCCAGCGCTCGCGCGCGGGCACGGGCTGGAAGGCGAAGGTGAGCACCGCGTAGAGCACCAGGCCGAGCACGCCCAGCGCGCCGGTGTACTCGGCGGCCACGGTGGCGCCCGCGCAGGCCCCCGCCACCAGGTAGCCGCGCTCGCGCCACTCACCCCGCGCGCAGCGCCACAGCGCGTAGAAGCTGGCGAAGAGCAGCACCGCCGTCGTCTGGTGGCTCATGAAGAGCAGCGAGTAGCTGAAGGCCAGCGAGCCCAGCCCGTACGTCACCGTGAGGGCGTCCGCGACGAGCGGCTCCAGGGCGGCGCGCAGGTAGCGCCGCACCAGCCACAGCAGGCCCAGCGTGGGCAGCACCGTGAGCAGCAGGCGCGAGAAGAAGACCAGCGGCACCTCCGGCACGGCGTGGCGGTGGCCGCCGCCCACCGCGCGCAGCGTGGCGTAGATGGGCACGGCGGCGAACGACAGCAGCGGCGCCTTGCTGGGGTAGTACTTCCCGTCCTTCACGGACAAGTCACCGACCTTGCCGTAGTCATGCAGCGCCTGGTTGATGTGCAGGGTGCCGTACTCCACCAGCGCGCGCGTCTGCCACAGCCGGCACAGCTCGTTGGGCGAGCGCAGGCCCGGGTGGTACGGGAACAGCAACACGTACAGCGCCGCCAGCGCGGCCCACACCGCGCGAGGCGCGCCCGCGGGTGAGGCGCCGGGTCGCGAGGCCCTGCCTGGCTCGGAGACGGGGGCCACGGCGGGCGTCGGGGACGCGTCGGAAGGCACGGGCGAGGTGTTCATGGCGGCGGGGCCCTGCTCACGGGCGAGGCCACCTGGGCGGGCGGCCGTGATTCAAAGAGGGGCTGGGGCGTCGCGCGCCGCGCTGGAGCCGCGCTTCCGCCGGGGGAGGGCTGGGAGCTTGTCAGCCGCCGGGGCGTCACGCGCATGGCGTGGCCTCGGCCTGGCTCCTGGCGCTCATCGGAGGGGCGCCGCATCCCGCGCGGCGGCCGTGCCTCACGCGTCGCCCCCGGTGGCGCGGGCGACGGCGAAGAGGCTCATGCCCACGGGCAGCTTCACGTGCGACTCCGCGCGGGCAATCAGCGGCGCCAGCGTGTCGTAGAGCTTGAGCTGGAGCTTGGGCACCGAGCGGCGGCGCAGCAGGCGGCTGTTGACGAACCAGCCGGGCAGGCCCGCCAGGTTCATCCACTCCAGCGTCTCCACCTGGAAGCCGTTCTCCTCCAGCACCGCGCGCAGCGTGGACGGCGTGTAGCGGCGGTAGTGGCCCACGGCCTCGTCGATGGCGCCGAAGAGCTGCTGGAGCGCCGGCACCAGGATGACCACGCGCCCCCCGGGCGCCAGAATCTGCTTGAAGCGCCGGACGGCGGCCGCGTCATCCGGGATGTGCTCCAGCACGTTGGAGAGGACGATGGTGTCCAGCCGCTCCGTCTTGAGCGCCTCCCAGTCCGCCAGGGCCACGTCGGACAGGTAGGGCCGGATGTGCGGCTTGCCGCGGAAGAGGTTCTTCAGCCGGTCCACGTAGAAGCGGTCCACCTCCAGCGCGATGAGCAGCTCCAGGCCGGACTCCAGCTCGCGCGTAATCGTGCCGATGCCCGCGCCAATCTCCAGCACGCGGCGGCCCAGGTGCTCGCGGAAGCGGCGGCCCAGCCACTGGTTGTAGTGGACGGCGCCGTCCATGCGCTCCAGCGTGGTGTAGCCCTCGTGCTGGTTGTCCGCGTCGTCGCGCACGGTGGCGTAGCGGACCAGCGTCTTGAGCCGGGACAGGTGCGCGGCGGGCGTCCGGCGAGGCACCGCGCCCGGCGGCAGCGTCACCTCGGTGAGGCGGAAGAGCTGCGCGGCCAGCTTCACCACCAGCTCCGCGTCCACCGCGTCGTCGTCGCTGGTGAGCGTGACGGAGCGCAGGGCCTCGGTGCGGAAGGCGCGCAGGCCGGTGAGCGGGTCCGTCAGCGCCACGTCGGCGACGAAGCGGGTGACGTGGCCCAGGGCCCGCTCCGCCAGCAGCTCCGGCGCCAGCCCCTGCGACGTGCGCAGGCCGAAGACGGCGTCCGCGGTGTCCGCCTGAATGGGGCGCACCAGCGCCTCATAGACGTCCCGCGGATACGAGGTGTCCGGGTCCTGGAGCACCGTCACCGGGCCCCTCACCTTCTCCAGCGCGGCGCGGATGGCCGCTCCCTTGCCGCCGGGCACCGACAGGACGTGCACGTGGGGCGCGGAGGCGGCGTCGATGGAACCCTCGCCTGCGAGGACGACCTCCGCGCCAGGGGGCAACGCGTGGGCGAAGCGGGAGGCGGCGGCCGCGGTGTCGGGCGAGAAGGGGAGGACGAAGGAAAGCGGTGGCGTCACGCCGGGCTCACTAGCACAGGCGGCTCGGGCATGCGCGTGCGCGCCCGCGAAGAAGCGCGGATGGAGGGCATCCAGGCGGCCGCGGAAGGATGGACAACCCCGCGGGGACACGGCACGCTCGTCACGGTCCCCTCGCGTGTGGGTGAAGGTCGGCGGAGTTCCGCCAGGCCGCGAAATCGCTCAGGGGACGGCAGGGAGACGTGACGTGGATGGAACCGGTTTCGACCCGGCTGGCGGCGCCGGTGGCCTGACGCCGTCGGGCCTCATGCAGCACCTGCGCGCGGTGTGGCGGCGCAAGTGGGTCGTCCTCGGCGTGGCGGTGGTGGTGGTGGCGCTCACGGCCGCCCACACGTTGCGTCAGCCCAAGGTGTACTCCGCCAGCGCGTCGCTCATCATCGACGTGATGGCGCCTCGCTTCCTGGATGGGGAGGTGAAGGAGGTGATGGGCGAGGAGCGCAGCAACTACTGGTTCAACAAGGAGTACTACGCCACCCAGAGCCAGATCATCACCTCGCGGGCGGTGGCGGGGCGCGTGGTGGACAAGCTGGGCCTGTCCACGGACGCGGACTTCCTGGGCATGGCGCACGTCACGGACGAGAAGGCGCGCCTCCAGGCGATGCAGGGCGCGGACGCGGTGGCGCTGCTCCAGTCGCGCATCCGCGTGATTCCCGCGAAGGACTCGCGGGTGATGAACGTCGCGGTGGATGACTTCGACGCGAAGCGCGCCGCGCTGCTCGCCAATGAAGTGGCCGCCGCGTACATGGCGGAGAACCTGGCCCTCAAGCTGCGCACCACGGACGACGCGCGCGACTGGCTGGAGGTCCGGCTGGCGGAGCTGGAGTCCCAGTCCAAGACGAGCGAGCTGGCCGTCTACGACTTCAAGAAGGACGCGGACATGCTGTCCACGTCGCTGGAGTCGCGGATGAGCATCGTCAGCGAGCGCATCAACAGCTTCAACCTGAAGCTGACCGAGGTGCGCATCCAGATCGCCGCCCAGCAGGCGCGGGTGGAGGCCATCCACCGGCTGCGCAAGGCGTCTCCAGAGGACGAGACGTGGGCGGAGGCGCTGCCGGGCGCCACGGACGGCCCCATCCAGGACCTGCGCCGCAGCTACACCGAGCTGCGCGTGACGTGCGCGGAGCTGGGGGAGCGCTACCTGGCCGAGCACCCGAAGCTCCTGGAGTGCAACCGCAAGCTGTCGGTGGTGCGCGAGGACTTCCTCAAGAGCCTGGGCAACGTGGTGCGCGGCGCGGAGACGGCGCTGGCGGAGGCGGTGGCGCAGGAGAAGAACCTGGTGCGCCTGCTGGACGCGGAGAAGGCGGAGGCCTTCCTGGTGAACAAGAAGGCCATCGAGTTCGACCGGCTCAAGCGCGACTCGGACAACAACCAGCGCTTGTATGAGCTGGTGGCCAGGCGGCTGAAGGACATCGAGCTGTCCGGCATGCTGCGCACCAGCAACGTGCGCGTGCTGGACGCGGCGCGGCCCATCCTGCTGCCGGTGAAGCCGCACGTGCGCCGCAACCTGGCGGTGGGCCTGGTGATGGGGCTGCTCGCCGGCCTGGGCGTGGTGGTGCTGCTGGAGCTGCTGGAGAACAGCGTGGCCACGCAGGCGGACGTGGAGGAGCGGCTGGGGCTGGCCTTCCTGGGCGTCATGCCGCGGCTGGAGGCCAGCAAGGCCCCACGGGAGCGGGACCTCCATGTCCACCGCGAGCCCAAGTCGACGGCGGCGGAGTGCTGCCGCGCCATCCGGACGAACCTGTTGTTCATGTCGCCGGACAACCCGTTCAAGACGCTGGTGGTGACGTCCAGCGGGCCGCAGGAGGGCAAGTCCACCACGTCCATCAGCCTGGGCGTGGCCATGGCCCAGAGCGGCAACCGCGTGCTGCTGCTGGACACGGACATGCGCCGGCCGCGCCTGCACCGCGCCTTCGGGGTGCCCAACGAGCTGGGCATCTCCTCGCTGGTGGTGGGCGAGGGCACGCTGGACGCCGCGGTGAAGAGCACCGAGGTGCCCGGCCTCTTCGTGCTGCCGTGCGGCCCGCTGCCGCCCAACCCGGCGGAGCTGCTGCACACGCAGGCCTTCACCGACCTGCTCAAGGCCGCCTCCGAGCGCTTCGACCGCATCATCCTGGACAGCCCGCCCATCAACGCCGTGGCGGACGCGGCGGTGCTGGCCACCAAGTCCGACGGCGTGGTGCTGGTGCTGAAGGCGGCCAGGACGAACCGCGAGTCGGCGCGGCGCGCGCTGCGCTCGCTGGCGGACGTGCAGGCGCGCATGTACGGCGCCATCCTGAACGACGTGGACCTCTCGGCCCCCCGCTACGGCGACTCGTACCTGGGCTACCAGGGCTACGGGCAGTACGCCGAGGAGTCCAAGGACGGGGTGGCGCAGTCGTGAACGCGCCAGCAGCGGGGGCGGGCCTGCGGGTGCTGCACCTGGGCAAGTTCTATCCCCCCGCGTCGGGCGGCATGGAGGCCCACGTGCAGACGCTGGCGCGCGCCCAGGCCGCGCTCGGCGCGCAGGTGGAGGTGCTGTGCGCCAACCACAGCGCGGAGGGCGCCGGCACCAGCCACGAGTTCCAGGGCCGCAGCCCCACGCGCGAGTCCTGGGACGGGCCGGTGCGGGTGCTTCGCCTGGGCCGGCTGGCCTCCGTGGCGCGCATGGACGTGATGCCGGACCTGCCGCGCGCGCTCGGCGGCGCCCTGGCGCGAGGCGTGGACGTGGTGCACCTGCACACGCCCAACCCGACCTGGGTGCTGGCCCTGGACGCGGTGCGCCGGCTGCCGCCCGTCTTCGTCACCCACCACAGCGACGTCATCCGGCAGAAGGTGGCGGGCGCGCTCTTCAAGCCCTTCGAGGCGCTGCTCTACGCGCGCGCCCGCCGGGTGCTGGCCACCAGCGCGGCGTACGTCCCGGGCTCGCCGCTGCTGCGCGCGTTCCGCGGCAAGGTGCGGGCGCTGCCGCTGGGGCTGGACCTGGCGCCGTACCTCCAGCCGTCCGCCGCCGCGCGTGAGGCCCAGGCGCGCTGGCGGGAGCAGGCCGCGGGCGCGCCGCTGTGGCTCATGGTGGGGCGGCTCGTCTACTACAAGGGCCTGTTCACCGCGCTGGAGGCCCTGGCCCGCGTGCCCGGGCGCCTGGTGGTGGTGGGGCAGGGGCCGCTGGAGGCGGAGGCCCGGCGGCGGGCGCGGGCGCTGGGCGTGGCGGACCGCGTGACGTGGACGGGCTATCTGCCTCCGGACGCGCTGGTGGGCGCGCTCCATGCGGCCACCGCGCTGTGGTTCTGCGGCAACGCCCGCAGCGAGGCGTATGGCCTGTCGCAGGTGGAGGCCATGGCCAGCGGCCTGCCCGTGCTGAACACGGCGATTCCCCACTCGGGGGTCGCCTGGGTGAGCCTCCACGAGCAGACGGGCCTGACGGTGCCCGTGGGTGACGCGGCGGCCCTGGCGGCGGCGGCCCGGCGGCTGGTGGAGGAGCCCGGGCTGGCGCGGCGTCTGGGACGCGGCGCGCGCGAGCGGGCGGTGGCGGAGTTCCGGCATGACGTCATGGCCTGGCGCAGCCTGTCCCTGTACGCGGAGGCGCTGGGCCGGCCCATTCCCTCGGGCGCCCCCGAGGACCTGCCTCGGCGCCTCGCGGGGTCTGCATGAGCCGCCCCCTGCGCGTGCTGCACGTCTCCAGCGGCAACCTCTACGGCGGCATCGAGACGTTGCTGCACACGGTGGCGCGCGAGCAGGGCCGGCACCCGGCGCTGGCGCACGCCTTCGCGCTCTGCTTCGAGGGGCGGCTGTCCCAGGAGCTGCGTGACGCGGGCGCGGCGCTGCACGTGCTGGGGCCCGCGAGGACGGGGCGTCCCTGGTCCGTGTGGCGCGCGCGGAGCGTGCTGCGCGCGCTGCTGCGCGCGGGGCGCTTCGACGGCGTCATCTGTCACGCCATCTGGCCCCAGGCGCTGTTCGGCCCGGTGGTCCGCGCGGTGGGCGTTCCCCTGGTCTTCTTCCAGCACGACGCGCTGTCCGGCGCGCACTGGCTGGAGCGATGGGCGCGCGTCACGCCGCCCGACCTGGTGCTGGCCAACAGCCGCTTCACCGCGGGCACGCTGGCGTCCGTCTATCCACGCGCCCCCTGTCGCGTGAGCCATTGCCCCGTGCCCGCGCCGCCACCGGCGCTGGCGCCCGCCGAGCGCGCGCGGCTGCGCGAGGAGCTGGGGGCCGCCGAAGGTGACGTCGTCATCCTCCAGGCCAGCCGCATGCAGTCGTGGAAGGGGCAGCGCTTGCTGCTGGAGGCGCTGGGGCGGCTGCGGCGGGTTCCGGGCTGGCGTGCCTGGGTCGCGGGTGGCGCGCAGCGTCCAGAGGAGCGGGCCTACCTGGACGGGCTGCGCGCGCAGGCGAAGCAGCTCGGGGTGGAGGACCGCGTGCGGTTCCTCGGGCAGCGCTCGGATGTGCCGAGCCTGCTGCGCGCCGCGGACCTCCACTGTCAGCCCAACGTGAAGCCCGAGCCCTTCGGGCTGGCCTTCGTGGAGGCGCTCCAGGCGGGCGTGCCCGTGGTGACCACGGGGATGGGCGGCGCGCTGGAAATCGTGGATGCCTCCTGCGGCGTGGTCGTCCCTCCCGAGCCCGGGGCCCTGGCACGGGCGCTGGCGGCGCTCATCGAGAATCCCCGGACGCGAGCGGCGTTGGGCGCGGCGGGGCCGGCGCGGGCCTTGGCGGTGGGGGACGCGGGGGCCTTCCTGCGCGGCATGGAGGAGGCGCTGCGAGCGCTGTCCGGGCCCCAGGAGGTGTCCGCGTGACGGTGCCCCAGCTCCAAGGGCCGGGTGTGCTTCGGCGCCGGTACGTGCGCCGTGCGCCGGGGGCGTCGCTGGAGGCGGTGCCCGAGGGCGCTCCGTCCGCCATGCGGCGAGCGACGGCCGGGGGCGGGCTCCTGGCGTCGGGCCGGCTGGTGCCGCTCTTCGTCTGCCTGCTCATCGGCTGTCAGCTCGCGCTGCTGGTGGAGGCCATCGCGCCGCTCCGCGTGGCGGTGCGCGTGCTGGCCTTCGGCGTCAGCCTGGCCCTGCTGGTGCTGGTGCGGGGACGGAGCCTGAAGCACCCCGCGCAGCCCTTCATCCTGGCCGCGCTGGGCGTCACCGCGCTCCAGTTCTTCAATCCCGGCACGGGCGCGCCCCTGGCCGCCGTGGCGCAGGTGGGCATCCAGTTGGCCATCGCCGCGCCGCTGCTCTGGGTGACGCGGCTGTCCATCGACCCGAGGACGTTCCGCCGCACGCTCGCGCTGCTCTTCTTCTTCAACGCGGCCAGCGCGGGCGTGGGCGTGCTCCAGGTCTACTTCCCCGGGCGCTTCCAGCCGGCGCTGTCCTCCGCGGTGCAGGGCCAGGGGCAGGGCTACGTGAACAGCCTCCAGTTCGAGACCGCGGACGGCGTGCGCGTGTTCCGGCCCATGGGCCTGACGGACATCCCGGGCGGCGCGTCCACGGGCGGCTTCTACGCCGTGTTGCTCGGCGGCGGCTTCCTGCTGTCGGCACGGCGTGGCTTGACGCGCGTGCTGAGCGTGGGCGGCATCCTGGTGGGCCTCTTCGGCATCTACCTGTCCCAGGTGCGCGCCACCGCCGTCATGCTGCTCGTCTGTCTGGTGGCCCTGGCCGGGGTGCTCCTGGTGAGCGGCCGGGTGGGGCGGTTCCTGGCGCTGCTCGCGGTGATGGGGACGGCGGGCGTGGCCACCTTCGGCTGGGCGGTGGCGGTGGGCGGTGACACGGTGATGCAGCGCTGGTCCTCGCTCTTCGAGTCGAGCCCCGACGAGGTGTACCACCGCAACCGCGGCTACTTCCTGACGGGCACCTTCACGGACGTGCTGCCCGAGTACCCGCTGGGCGCGGGCCTGGGCCGGTACGGCATGATGAACGCCTACTTCGGCGACCACGGCGACCGCGAGCGCCCGTCGCTGTGGGCCGAAATCCAGTGGACGGCCTGGGTCTACGACAGCGGCATCCTGGGCGTGCTGCTCTACCCGTTGGGGTTGTTGATGTCGCTGGCGTTCGCCTTCCGGGTCGCTCGCAGCCGGGATGGCCCGCGGAGCGAGTTCTGGCTGTGGGGCAGCGTCCTCTTCGCGTACAACCTGGGCGCCCTGGCGTTCACCTTCAGCTATCCGTTCTTCATGAGCCAGACGGGCATGGAGTTCTGGTTGCTCAACGCGGCGCTCTTCGGCGCCCTGGCCCATGAGAAGACCGTACACCCTCATCGCCGGTGACTTCGTCGACACCGGCGGCATGGACCGGGCGAACCTGGCCCTGGCGCTCTGGCTGGCGAAGCAGGGGCACCCGGTGCGGCTCGTGGCGCACCGCGTGGCGGACGTGCTGCTGGGCCACGCCAACGTTCGCTTCGTGCGCGTGCCCAAGCCCGCGAACGCCTATCTGCTCGGCGAGCCGCTGCTGAGCGCCGCGGGCCGCGCCTGGGCCCTGCGCACCCGCGCCGAGGGCGGCCGCGTGGTGGCCAATGGCGGCAACTGTCCGGTGGCCTCGGCCAACTGGGTCCACTACGTCCACGGCGCCCATGCCTCCGAGCCCACCGGCGGCGTGCTGCGCCAGCTCAAGGGCCGCGTGAGCCACCGGTACTACGTGCGCTCGGAGCGGCGGGCGCTGCGGCGCGCGCGCGTCATCATCGCGAACTCGGAGCGCACGCGGGACGACCTGGTGGCGGCCACGGGCGTCCCCGCTTCCCGGGTGCACGTCATCTACCTCGGTGGGGATGCGGAGCGCTTCCGCCCGGCTTCACCCGAGGCGCGGCGCGCGGCCCGCGCGGCCCTGGGCTGGCCGGAGTCGCGGCCCGTGGCGCTCTTCGTGGGCGCGCTGGGGGACCGCCGCAAGGGCTTCGACACGCTCTTCCAGGCCTGGGCGCGGCTGTGCGCGCGGGCGGACTGGGACGTGGACCTGAAGGTGGTGGGCTCGGGCGCGCAGCGTGAGGCGTGGGAGCGCGAAGCGGCGGCCCGGGGGCTGGGGGCGCGCATCCAGTTCCTCGGCTTCCGTGAGGACGTGCCGTTGCTGCTGTCGGCGGCGGACGTGCTGGTGTCTCCCACGCGGTATGACGCGTATGGGTTGAACGTCCATGAGGCGCTGTGCGCGGGGCTCCCCGCGCTGGTGAGCCGCTCGGCGGGCGTGGCGGAGCGTTACCCCGCGGCGCTGGCGGGGCTGCTGCTGGACTCGCCGGACGACGTGGACCTGTTGGCGCGGCGCCTGGAGGCCTGGCGCGAGAATGCCGCCGCCTGGGCGCCGCATGTTGCCGCGTTGTCCGAGTCGCTCCGGGCGCAGACGTGGGACACCATGGCCGAGGCCATCGTGGACG
Proteins encoded in this window:
- a CDS encoding bifunctional glycosyltransferase/class I SAM-dependent methyltransferase; amino-acid sequence: MTPPLSFVLPFSPDTAAAASRFAHALPPGAEVVLAGEGSIDAASAPHVHVLSVPGGKGAAIRAALEKVRGPVTVLQDPDTSYPRDVYEALVRPIQADTADAVFGLRTSQGLAPELLAERALGHVTRFVADVALTDPLTGLRAFRTEALRSVTLTSDDDAVDAELVVKLAAQLFRLTEVTLPPGAVPRRTPAAHLSRLKTLVRYATVRDDADNQHEGYTTLERMDGAVHYNQWLGRRFREHLGRRVLEIGAGIGTITRELESGLELLIALEVDRFYVDRLKNLFRGKPHIRPYLSDVALADWEALKTERLDTIVLSNVLEHIPDDAAAVRRFKQILAPGGRVVILVPALQQLFGAIDEAVGHYRRYTPSTLRAVLEENGFQVETLEWMNLAGLPGWFVNSRLLRRRSVPKLQLKLYDTLAPLIARAESHVKLPVGMSLFAVARATGGDA
- a CDS encoding glycosyltransferase, with translation MNAPAAGAGLRVLHLGKFYPPASGGMEAHVQTLARAQAALGAQVEVLCANHSAEGAGTSHEFQGRSPTRESWDGPVRVLRLGRLASVARMDVMPDLPRALGGALARGVDVVHLHTPNPTWVLALDAVRRLPPVFVTHHSDVIRQKVAGALFKPFEALLYARARRVLATSAAYVPGSPLLRAFRGKVRALPLGLDLAPYLQPSAAAREAQARWREQAAGAPLWLMVGRLVYYKGLFTALEALARVPGRLVVVGQGPLEAEARRRARALGVADRVTWTGYLPPDALVGALHAATALWFCGNARSEAYGLSQVEAMASGLPVLNTAIPHSGVAWVSLHEQTGLTVPVGDAAALAAAARRLVEEPGLARRLGRGARERAVAEFRHDVMAWRSLSLYAEALGRPIPSGAPEDLPRRLAGSA
- a CDS encoding glycosyltransferase family 4 protein, with the translated sequence MRRPYTLIAGDFVDTGGMDRANLALALWLAKQGHPVRLVAHRVADVLLGHANVRFVRVPKPANAYLLGEPLLSAAGRAWALRTRAEGGRVVANGGNCPVASANWVHYVHGAHASEPTGGVLRQLKGRVSHRYYVRSERRALRRARVIIANSERTRDDLVAATGVPASRVHVIYLGGDAERFRPASPEARRAARAALGWPESRPVALFVGALGDRRKGFDTLFQAWARLCARADWDVDLKVVGSGAQREAWEREAAARGLGARIQFLGFREDVPLLLSAADVLVSPTRYDAYGLNVHEALCAGLPALVSRSAGVAERYPAALAGLLLDSPDDVDLLARRLEAWRENAAAWAPHVAALSESLRAQTWDTMAEAIVDVVEREG
- a CDS encoding glycosyltransferase family 4 protein is translated as MSRPLRVLHVSSGNLYGGIETLLHTVAREQGRHPALAHAFALCFEGRLSQELRDAGAALHVLGPARTGRPWSVWRARSVLRALLRAGRFDGVICHAIWPQALFGPVVRAVGVPLVFFQHDALSGAHWLERWARVTPPDLVLANSRFTAGTLASVYPRAPCRVSHCPVPAPPPALAPAERARLREELGAAEGDVVILQASRMQSWKGQRLLLEALGRLRRVPGWRAWVAGGAQRPEERAYLDGLRAQAKQLGVEDRVRFLGQRSDVPSLLRAADLHCQPNVKPEPFGLAFVEALQAGVPVVTTGMGGALEIVDASCGVVVPPEPGALARALAALIENPRTRAALGAAGPARALAVGDAGAFLRGMEEALRALSGPQEVSA
- a CDS encoding GumC family protein codes for the protein MDGTGFDPAGGAGGLTPSGLMQHLRAVWRRKWVVLGVAVVVVALTAAHTLRQPKVYSASASLIIDVMAPRFLDGEVKEVMGEERSNYWFNKEYYATQSQIITSRAVAGRVVDKLGLSTDADFLGMAHVTDEKARLQAMQGADAVALLQSRIRVIPAKDSRVMNVAVDDFDAKRAALLANEVAAAYMAENLALKLRTTDDARDWLEVRLAELESQSKTSELAVYDFKKDADMLSTSLESRMSIVSERINSFNLKLTEVRIQIAAQQARVEAIHRLRKASPEDETWAEALPGATDGPIQDLRRSYTELRVTCAELGERYLAEHPKLLECNRKLSVVREDFLKSLGNVVRGAETALAEAVAQEKNLVRLLDAEKAEAFLVNKKAIEFDRLKRDSDNNQRLYELVARRLKDIELSGMLRTSNVRVLDAARPILLPVKPHVRRNLAVGLVMGLLAGLGVVVLLELLENSVATQADVEERLGLAFLGVMPRLEASKAPRERDLHVHREPKSTAAECCRAIRTNLLFMSPDNPFKTLVVTSSGPQEGKSTTSISLGVAMAQSGNRVLLLDTDMRRPRLHRAFGVPNELGISSLVVGEGTLDAAVKSTEVPGLFVLPCGPLPPNPAELLHTQAFTDLLKAASERFDRIILDSPPINAVADAAVLATKSDGVVLVLKAARTNRESARRALRSLADVQARMYGAILNDVDLSAPRYGDSYLGYQGYGQYAEESKDGVAQS
- a CDS encoding O-antigen ligase family protein, giving the protein MTVPQLQGPGVLRRRYVRRAPGASLEAVPEGAPSAMRRATAGGGLLASGRLVPLFVCLLIGCQLALLVEAIAPLRVAVRVLAFGVSLALLVLVRGRSLKHPAQPFILAALGVTALQFFNPGTGAPLAAVAQVGIQLAIAAPLLWVTRLSIDPRTFRRTLALLFFFNAASAGVGVLQVYFPGRFQPALSSAVQGQGQGYVNSLQFETADGVRVFRPMGLTDIPGGASTGGFYAVLLGGGFLLSARRGLTRVLSVGGILVGLFGIYLSQVRATAVMLLVCLVALAGVLLVSGRVGRFLALLAVMGTAGVATFGWAVAVGGDTVMQRWSSLFESSPDEVYHRNRGYFLTGTFTDVLPEYPLGAGLGRYGMMNAYFGDHGDRERPSLWAEIQWTAWVYDSGILGVLLYPLGLLMSLAFAFRVARSRDGPRSEFWLWGSVLFAYNLGALAFTFSYPFFMSQTGMEFWLLNAALFGALAHEKTVHPHRR